In Strigops habroptila isolate Jane chromosome 7, bStrHab1.2.pri, whole genome shotgun sequence, the following are encoded in one genomic region:
- the NPY2R gene encoding neuropeptide Y receptor type 2 isoform X2, which translates to MGPLEAIGEENQTDEMKMELFTKLYLPRHTTPLNELALDPKPELKDSTTLVEVQIILIFAYCSIILLGVIGNSLVIHVIIKFKSMRTVTNFFIANLAVADLLVNTLCLPFTLVYTLLGEWKLGPVLCHLVPYAQALAVHVSTVTLTVIALDRHRCIVYHLESKISKQISFLIIGVAWAVSALLASPLAIFREYSLIEIIPDFKIVVCSEKWPGEGQLNYGTIYSISMLLIQYVLPLAVISYAYTRIWTKLRNHVSPGAANDHYHHRRQKTTKMLVCVVVVFAVCWLPFHTFQLVSDIDSQVLDLKEYKLIYTVFHVIAMCSTFANPLLYGWMNNNYRTAFLTAFQCEQRLDSIHPEVSAAFKARKKLEAKRIQFPGDSFTQPTNV; encoded by the coding sequence ATGGGGCCCCTGGAAGCAATAGGTGAAGAAAACCAGacagatgaaatgaaaatggagCTCTTCACCAAGCTGTACTTGCCAAGACACACCACACCGCTCAATGAATTGGCTCTGGACCCTAAACCAGAGCTGAAGGACAGCACAACACTAGTTGAAGTGCAGATAATCCTCATCTTTGCTTACTGCTCCATCATCCTGCTGGGGGTGATTGGAAACTCCCTCGTGATCCATGTGATCATCAAGTTCAAAAGCATGCGCACGGTGACTAACTTCTTCATTGCCAATCTGGCTGTGGCTGACCTGCTGGTGAATACATTGTGCCTGCCCTTTACTTTGGTTTACACGCTGTTGGGTGAATGGAAACTGGGCCCGGTCTTGTGCCACCTGGTGCCTTATGCCCAGGCTCTTGCTGTGCATGTGTCTACTGTCACTTTGACTGTGATCGCTTTGGATCGGCACCGCTGCATCGTCTACCACTTGGAAAGCAAAATCTCTAAGCAGATCAGCTTCCTGATTATAGGAGTTGCCTGGGCAGTCAGTGCCCTGTTGGCAAGTCCCTTGGCCATCTTCCGTGAGTACTCATTGATTGAGATCATTCCTGACTTCAAGATTGTGGTCTGCTCTGAGAAGTGGCCAGGAGAGGGGCAGCTCAACTACGGCACCATCTACAGCATCTCCATGCTCCTGATCCAGTATGTGCTGCCGCTGGCAGTCATCTCCTATGCCTACACCCGTATTTGGACCAAGTTGAGGAACCATGTGAGTCCTGGGGCAGCGAATGACCACTACCACCACCGGCGGCAGAAAACCACCAAGATGCTGGTGTGCGTGGTTGTGGTGTTTGCTGTCTGCTGGCTGCCGTTTCACACCTTCCAGCTAGTCAGTGACATTGACAGTCAGGTGTTAGACCTGAAAGAGTACAAACTGATCTACACAGTGTTTCACGTGATTGCCATGTGCTCGACATTTGCTAATCCCCTTCTCTATGGCTGGATGAATAACAACTACAGGACGGCCTTCCTCACGGCCTTCCAGTGCGAACAGCGGCTGGACTCCATCCACCCCGAAGTGTCGGCAGCTTTCAAAGCCAGGAAGAAACTAGAAGCAAAGAGGATTCAATTCCCTGGAGACTCTTTCACACAACCTACCAATGTCTAA